GAACAATTTGGTGCTAAAATAGACAAAGAGTATAGTAAAGCCTACGTCGAGAGAAACAACACTGGAAAGGATGCTTTAAAAGATAATGGAGCATATTTTGGTTTTATTCATCCAGATGAAGAAGCTTCCGGACCATTTCACGACTTTTCTCTTACTATTTTTCCTAACGACGATAACAAACCATGGTTAGTTTGTTTAGGAGTTGGATCAAGTGGTTTTAAAAATGATTATGAATTAGCAACCTATCCTGGACTTAGAAGATTATTTTCGAAGCTTGTTGACGAAAGAGGTTTTTGTAAATCGGACTTTTCAGATATTGAAACAAGTTTACCAAAATCTATAAGTGGTAGCGAAGATTTACAACATATTAAAAACACAATAAAAACCTACACAAAAGTTTTACCTGTTTGCCAAATTGTTGATGAGCCGGAAAGCGAAGCCGGAAAGAAGATAATTGCTACATTTGTAGCAGGCTATGCAAAACTTAGAGAATGGCCAACAAATAATGGCCATCGGAATGCAATTTCAGATGCATTAAAACCTTTTCTTAAATCGGAGATATTGGATGACGCAGAAGAAATAAAAAATCTTTTGGACGAAAGGAAATATATTGTTCTTCAAGGTCCTCCTGGAACTGGAAAGACTAGAACTGCAAAGGAGGTTGCCGAAAAGATTAATGCGAAAACATTTTTTACTCAATTTCATGCAGAGACAAGTTTTTCAGATTTCATATTTGGTATTCGACCAGATCTTAATAATGCTGAACTTAGATACAAAGAAAATCTGGGAAATTTTACCTTAGCTGTAAAGTATGCAAAAGAGCATGACAATGAAAAAGTACTTTTAATAATTGACGAAATTAATAGGGCTAATCTTTCAAATGTTTTAGGTCCAATTTTCTATTTATTCGAGCACAAGATGGACAGATCCAACGTTGAAATTGAAATCTCGCCTGATTTTAAGATTAATAAACTACCTGATAAT
This DNA window, taken from Kaistella carnis, encodes the following:
- a CDS encoding McrB family protein; protein product: MSIENIRQFIKDKAEQFGAKIDKEYSKAYVERNNTGKDALKDNGAYFGFIHPDEEASGPFHDFSLTIFPNDDNKPWLVCLGVGSSGFKNDYELATYPGLRRLFSKLVDERGFCKSDFSDIETSLPKSISGSEDLQHIKNTIKTYTKVLPVCQIVDEPESEAGKKIIATFVAGYAKLREWPTNNGHRNAISDALKPFLKSEILDDAEEIKNLLDERKYIVLQGPPGTGKTRTAKEVAEKINAKTFFTQFHAETSFSDFIFGIRPDLNNAELRYKENLGNFTLAVKYAKEHDNEKVLLIIDEINRANLSNVLGPIFYLFEHKMDRSNVEIEISPDFKINKLPDNFSVIATMNTADRSLAVVDFALRRRFAWYSMKPKVITSEKFFKDDFAKIQEIFDWYASSSELSLQPGQGYFIADSEEEMKNRVKYEIFPLIKEYLQEGLIRNAKEEFSNYFATRINQSLFE